The window CTCGCCGAGATGAAGGAGCTGCTCGCGCCTTACGGCATCGAGGCGGTGTCGGCCGGCGAATTAGGCCTTCCGGAGCCGGAAGAGACCGGAAACGATTTTCGCAGCAACGCCGCGATCAAGGCGATCGCGGCAGCGCAGGCGACGAAGCTGCCGTCTTTCGCCGATGATTCCGGCATCGTGGTCGACGCGCTCGACGGCGCGCCCGGCATCTACTCGGCGCGCTGGGCCGGCCCGAACAAGGATTTTGCCGCGGCAATGGCGCAGATCGAACGGCTGTTGCAGGAGCGTGGCGCAACGACGCCCGCCAAGCGCAAGGCGCACTTCGTTTCCGCGCTCTGCGTTGCATGGCCCGACGATCATCTCGAAGAGGTCGAGGCGCGCGTCGACGGCACGCTGGTGTGGCCGCCGCGCGGCACCGCCGGCTTCGGCTACGACCCGATGTTTTTGCCCGACGGCCATAGCCGCACCTTCGGCGAGATGGAGAGCATCGAGAAGCACGGCCTGCCGCCGCTCGGTCTCGGCCTGTCGCACCGTGCCCGCGCCTTCGTGAAACTGGCGGAGATCTGCCTTGAGCCGCGCTAGAGCGTTTTCGAGCGAAGTGGATACCGGTTCGCGCCAGGAAAACGCGTCAAAACAAGAATCCGAAGCCTTCGGCGTCTACGTGCACTGGCCGTTCTGCCTGTCGAAGTGCCCCTATTGCGACTTCAACAGCCATGTCCGCCACGCCGCGATCGACGAGGCGCGCTTTGCGTCGGCTTTCGCGCGCGAGATCGCTGCGACCGCTGAGCGCGCGCCCGGCCGCGAAGTCACCTCGATCTTTCTCGGCGGCGGCACGCCATCCCTGATGCAGCCTGCGACCGTCGGCGCTGTGCTCGATGCCATCGGCAAGCACTGGAGTGTGGCGAAAGACGTTGAAGTCACGCTGGAGGCAAACCCGACCAGTGTCGAAGCCACGCGCTTTGCCGGTTATCGCGCCGCCGGCGTCAACCGCGTCTCGCTCGGCGTGCAGGCGCTCGACGATGCCTCGCTGAAGGCGCTCGGCCGCATGCACAGCGCGCGCGAGGCCCTCGACGCGGTCGCCATCGCGCGCCGCTCGTTCGATCGTTATTCGTTCGACCTGATCTATGCCCGTCCCGACCAGACGCCGGCGATGTGGGCCGATGAATTGCGTCTCGCGATCGGCGAGGCGGCCGAGCATCTGTCGCTCTATCAACTAACCATCGAAGAAGGCACGCCGTTCTTCGGCCTGCATCAGGCCGGCAAGCTGAAAACGCCGGATGAAGCGATCGCACGCGCGCTCTACGACGTCACGCAGGAGACCTGCGACAAGCTCGGCCTGCCCGCCTACGAGATTTCAAATCACGCGCGGCGCGGCGCCGAGTGCCGGCACAATCTGGTCTACTGGCGCGGCGAGGAATATGCCGGCATCGGCCCCGGCGCCCATGGCCGGCTCGACATCGACGGAATCAGGCACGCGACCGCCACCGAGAAGCGTCCCGAAGCCTGGCTGATGCGGGTCGAGACCAACGGGCACGGCGTCGTCACCGACGATCTCCTCAACAGCGAAGAACGCGCCGACGAATTTTTGCTGATGGGCTTGCGCCTTGCCGAGGGCATCGACCCCGAGCGCTACCGCGCGCTGTCAGGCCGCTCGCTCGATCCCAAGCGCATCACGCTCCTGCGCGAAGAAGGCGCGATCACGGTGGATGCAACCGGACGCCTGCGCGTGACCAGCAGCGGTTTTCCGGTGCTGGACGCAGTGGTTGCGGATCTCGCGGCGTAGCGAGTTCTACGAAAATTACGCCCCGAAACTCTTCGGCGAGCCCGCGACTGCCACACCACCGCCTGTCGTCACCTTCATCACCGCAAGGCCGCGCTCGTTGGTGCCGTCGGCGCGGAAGCGGAACAGCCCGTCGATGCCGGCGAATCCGGAAGGATTGGTGAGCACGTCGGACGAGAAGCGCGTCGTGCCTTGCGTGCGCGCCAGCGCGGCGACCAGGGCGACGGCGTCATAGGCGAGCGTGGCCGTGCGGATCGGCTCGGCGCCGTATTTGGTGCGATAGCGGCCGGAGAAGGCGCGGAAGCCGGCCGGGTCGGGCGCGGCGTAGAGGCCGCCTTGCAAGCTTGAGCTGGCATAGACGCGCGGACTGTCCCAAAGGCCGGTGCCGAGCAGCTGGATATTGCGCAGGTTCGCACCCGCCGCGCTCATCGCATCGGCGACCGAGACGACGGCGTCGCCGTCATCGGCGATGAACAATGCATCGGCGCTGCCGAGCTGCTGCGCCACGGTCCGGGCCGGCGTGGTGCGATCGGCGCCGTATTTCTCGAACGCGACGATGCGCCCGCCGCGGCGCGGCACCGCCGCCTTCACCGCGGCCTCGACCACGTTGCCATAGGCATTGTCGGGCACGAGCACGGCGACGGAGCGCTTTCCGATGCTGGCGGAATATTCGACGATGCGGTTGACGTCGGACTCCGGCAGGAAGCTCAGCAGATAGACACCGCGCCCGGCGATGCTGGAATCGGTCGAGAACGCCATCACCGGGATGCCGCGCGTGCGCGCGATCTGCGCCACCGCAGGCACCGACTGCGCGAACAGGGGCCCCAGGATGATCTCGGCGCCCTCATCCACCGCCTGCTGCGCGCTCGCCTGCGCACCCTGCGGGCTGCCATTGTCGTCCTTGATCAGGAGCTGGATGTTGGGATTCTGGAACTCGGCCAGCGCCATCTCGGCGGCGTTGCGCATCGACTGCGCGGCGAGGCCCGCATTGCCGGAGGCCGAGAGCGGCAGGATCACGGCAACCTTCACCCCGCCGGTGCCGGCGGTCGTGGCCTGCTGCGGCGGGCCGGCCGGCTGGGCCGGAGGCGGAGAGGAACTGCTGAAGGGATTCGAGAACTGGCTCAGGCTCTGCTGCACGCCGGCGCAGGCCGACAGCAGCGGCGTGCCGAGCAACAGGCCGAGCGCGCTCCGCCGGGTCGCCCCCGATATCAGGGACCCCTGAACGGGAGACTCCTCCGAAGAGGAAGATCTGGGATCACGTGGGCCCGTCATGACAGTTTCTCTTCTGATCGACCGTCGCCAGCCGCTCACGATATTCTTTCCACGACACCGGCCATGGATTCAGGCATATTGTCGGCAAATAGTTAACTCAAACAAAAGGATAATGCCCGCTTAACGCGGCTTCCTCTCAAGTTCTGGCTAGCTGTCCGCCGTCCGTCACCCAGCATCAAGGCGGCGTTTCCGCCGCGAATATGGCGCTGACGCTTCATTCCCTGGGGAATGTGATGCCGAATGGATCACATTCCAGTCCTTCCTCGCCCCTTGCCTTGCCCAGGCACGATCTTTTTCCGGGGACCGGTTCCCAGTCCCGGGGATCATGCCTAAGTTCGTCTGATTATGCGCGCAAAGCCGTCCCCGATAAATACACCCGAGACGACGGAGCCCGCCTCGCGCGGTTTCTCCATCGACGTCCATCGGCTTGTCGCGCCGAAGGCCGCGCCTGGCCTGCACCTGGTCGCGACCCCCATCGGCAATCTCGGTGACATCACGCTGCGGGCGCTGCAGACCCTCGCCGGGGTCGATGTCATCGCCTGCGAGGACACCCGCATCACGCGGCGTCTGACCGAGCGCTACGACATCTCCGCGCAGCTCAAGCAGTATCACGAGCACAATGCGGAAGCGGCCCGTCCAAAAATCCTGGAGCGGCTTTCGCAGGGCGGCTCGATCGCGCTGGTGTCGGACGCCGGCACGCCGCTGATCTCGGACCCCGGCTACAAGCTGGTACGCGAGGTCTGCGCCGCCGGCCACGCGGTCTACGCGCTGCCCGGCCCGTCCTCGGTGCTGGCGGCGCTGTCGGTCGCAGCGCTGCCGACCGACCGCTTCTTCTTTGAAGGCTTTCTGCCGGCGAAATCGGCCGCGCGGAAGTCGCGCCTGGCCGAGCTTGCGCGCATCGATGCGACGCTGGTGATGTTCGATTCCGGCAATCGCGTGCAGGACACGCTCGCCGAGCTCGCCGAGATCATGGGGACCCGCGAAGCCGCGATCTGCCGCGAGCTGACGAAACTGCACGAGCAGATTTCGCGCGCTACGCTGCATGAACTGGCGCGCGACGCCGACACGCTAGAGACGCGCGGCGAATTCGTGCTGGTGATCGCTCCGCCTGCGGCGGATGCCGAGATGCTGACATCGGACGCGCTCGACGACCTCCTGCGCGAGCAGCTCGCCGCGAACAGCGTCAA of the Bradyrhizobium sp. WSM1417 genome contains:
- the rdgB gene encoding RdgB/HAM1 family non-canonical purine NTP pyrophosphatase — its product is MHRRITGKLVIATHNPGKLAEMKELLAPYGIEAVSAGELGLPEPEETGNDFRSNAAIKAIAAAQATKLPSFADDSGIVVDALDGAPGIYSARWAGPNKDFAAAMAQIERLLQERGATTPAKRKAHFVSALCVAWPDDHLEEVEARVDGTLVWPPRGTAGFGYDPMFLPDGHSRTFGEMESIEKHGLPPLGLGLSHRARAFVKLAEICLEPR
- the hemW gene encoding radical SAM family heme chaperone HemW, translating into MDTGSRQENASKQESEAFGVYVHWPFCLSKCPYCDFNSHVRHAAIDEARFASAFAREIAATAERAPGREVTSIFLGGGTPSLMQPATVGAVLDAIGKHWSVAKDVEVTLEANPTSVEATRFAGYRAAGVNRVSLGVQALDDASLKALGRMHSAREALDAVAIARRSFDRYSFDLIYARPDQTPAMWADELRLAIGEAAEHLSLYQLTIEEGTPFFGLHQAGKLKTPDEAIARALYDVTQETCDKLGLPAYEISNHARRGAECRHNLVYWRGEEYAGIGPGAHGRLDIDGIRHATATEKRPEAWLMRVETNGHGVVTDDLLNSEERADEFLLMGLRLAEGIDPERYRALSGRSLDPKRITLLREEGAITVDATGRLRVTSSGFPVLDAVVADLAA
- a CDS encoding penicillin-binding protein activator, producing MTGPRDPRSSSSEESPVQGSLISGATRRSALGLLLGTPLLSACAGVQQSLSQFSNPFSSSSPPPAQPAGPPQQATTAGTGGVKVAVILPLSASGNAGLAAQSMRNAAEMALAEFQNPNIQLLIKDDNGSPQGAQASAQQAVDEGAEIILGPLFAQSVPAVAQIARTRGIPVMAFSTDSSIAGRGVYLLSFLPESDVNRIVEYSASIGKRSVAVLVPDNAYGNVVEAAVKAAVPRRGGRIVAFEKYGADRTTPARTVAQQLGSADALFIADDGDAVVSVADAMSAAGANLRNIQLLGTGLWDSPRVYASSSLQGGLYAAPDPAGFRAFSGRYRTKYGAEPIRTATLAYDAVALVAALARTQGTTRFSSDVLTNPSGFAGIDGLFRFRADGTNERGLAVMKVTTGGGVAVAGSPKSFGA
- the rsmI gene encoding 16S rRNA (cytidine(1402)-2'-O)-methyltransferase → MRAKPSPINTPETTEPASRGFSIDVHRLVAPKAAPGLHLVATPIGNLGDITLRALQTLAGVDVIACEDTRITRRLTERYDISAQLKQYHEHNAEAARPKILERLSQGGSIALVSDAGTPLISDPGYKLVREVCAAGHAVYALPGPSSVLAALSVAALPTDRFFFEGFLPAKSAARKSRLAELARIDATLVMFDSGNRVQDTLAELAEIMGTREAAICRELTKLHEQISRATLHELARDADTLETRGEFVLVIAPPAADAEMLTSDALDDLLREQLAANSVKDAVAHAVALSGRPRREVYARALELAKDLRGGDGED